A part of Uloborus diversus isolate 005 chromosome 6, Udiv.v.3.1, whole genome shotgun sequence genomic DNA contains:
- the LOC129224244 gene encoding uncharacterized protein LOC129224244: MIDLKVRLDQNDYNKFVTEGFFTIRRSDKFWCGLWTDMTIEQTLMRSMKSTGGLTRGRGISDSTMAKWILSMPILVEVSQKVEEFCNLSFVSTEQHADAKDSRITRDEADVQKLVNWFSSHDPFPNSEHLMSISNGIVADESINCHNAYEIGTDSLSKIVGNNFADVKLKRKNRVMPIRGSSCKVKVHDEFIPVNPDTIFRRISLLKKSDEELQNYFAFELAPFPLSLFDEEGLHNVT; the protein is encoded by the coding sequence ATGATTGATCTAAAAGTCAGACTTGATCAGAATGACTACAATAAGTTTGTTACTGAAGGGTTTTTCACAATTAGACGCTCGGATAAATTTTGGTGCGGTCTTTGGACAGATATGACGATAGAGCAAACTCTAATGAGATCTATGAAGTCTACCGGAGGGTTGACTCGAGGACGAGGCATTTCTGACAGTACAATGGCCAAATGGATTCTCTCCATGCCAATTCTTGTAGAAGTTTCTCAGAAAGTTGAGGAGTTTTGTAACTTATCATTCGTCTCGACTGAACAGCATGCGGATGCTAAGGATTCAAGAATCACAAGAGACGAGGCAGATGTACAGAAACTGGTTAACTGGTTCTCATCCCATGATCCATTTCCAAACAGTGAACATCTCATGTCAATATCAAACGGTATTGTGGCAGATGAAAGCATTAATTGCCACAATGCTTACGAAATTGGAACTGATTCACTGTCAAAAATTGTTGGTAATAACTTTGCCGATGTTAAACTTAAACGGAAAAACCGAGTAATGCCTATTCGTGGTTCCAGCTGTAAGGTAAAAGTTCACGATGAATTTATTCCTGTAAATCCTGACACAATTTTTAGAAGAATCTCCCTCCTGAAAAAGTCAGATGAAGAGTTGCAAAACTATTTTGCATTTGAATTGGCACCTTTCCCATTGTCACTATTTGATGAAGAAGGACTAC